The nucleotide sequence AACTCTCCTCTTTTTTTAAAAAAATTCCATGGATCATAAAACTTAAAAGCTGAGTTCTTTATATAAGAGCCTGGATTTCATGTTATCAAGAAGAGAGTTGTATGAAGTGATTAAGAATAACGTGGATAGGATTCTTCCAAGGCTCGTTGAACTCAGTGATTGGATTGGAAGGCATCCCGAGCTTGGAAGCGAGGAATATGAGTCCTCCAGGTTGTTAGCGGAAGAACTCGAGAAAAACGGGTTTTTAGTAGAGCGTGGTGTTCTGGGGATGGAGACTGCTTTCCGTGCCATGTATAAAGAAAGTCCTAGAGGACTCAGGATAGCCTTCCTCGCAGAATATGATGCTTTGCCTGGGGTGGGACACGCCTGTGGTCATAATATCATAGGCACTGCAGCGGTAGGGGCAGGGATCGTGCTTAAGGAACTACTGAGATCTCTTCCCGGGGAGGTTCTAGTGGTGGGATGTCCCGCCGAGGAAGGGCACGGCCCGAGTGCGGGTGCCAAGAGGGTCATGGCAGAGGCGGGCCTGTTCAACGATGTTGACGTAGCCATGATGATTCACCCAACTAGTGGGAAAACCACGGTCAGCGAAAGGTTCTTGGCCGTCACGGGCATCACCATAGAGTTCATTGGTAAGGCTGCGCATGCAGCTGCATCCCCCCATAGTGGAGTGAATGCCCTAAACGCCGCAGTCCTGACCTTCATGGCCGTACACGCGAACAGGCAGCAGTTAAGGCGGGATGCAAACGCTGTGATCCACGGCATCATTAAGGAGGGTGGCCTAGCTTCCAATATAATCCCTGACAGGTCGGTTCTCCAGTTCGGGGTTAGGAGCAGTGACGACAGCTACATTCCGGAGCTTGAGAGGATGGTTGAGAACTGCGCCCGAGGAGCAGCCACAGCCACAGGCTGTGAGGTGAAGGTTGAGGTCAGGCCAGGTCTCAGGTCAAGTTTAAGAAATGAGCCCTTAGAACGGCTCTTCGCCAGAGTCTTCAAAGAGATTGATGAGGAGATCGAGGATCCAACCATAACAGCGGCTAGGCCTCCTAGAGGAAGCACGGACTTCTCTGAGGTGACCCATATGGTTCCTGGCATCCATCCTATGATCTCCATAGCGCCGGAAGGTGTGGCTCTTCATAGCAAGGAGTTTGCAGAAGCTGCTCTATCTAACATGGGACATAGGGGCCTAGAGATAGGGGTAAAGGCCTTAGCCATGGCAGGAATGGAGATACTTACAAGCCCCGAGCTAATATCCGAGATAAGAGGCTACTTCGAAATGCTGAAAGGCAAGAAATAGGGCGGGCCTTCGAGGTTCATATGGCAGGCAACTTTTATGAGGCTCTGACCAAGCTTAAGCATGTATTGGATAAATGGAACAGTAGGCCCTACCTCGTGACGACGGAGAGGTACATCGAGCGGACTAAGTGGCTTCTCGAAGGCTCTTTTCACGAGATGAGGGGGATACCGCATGAGAAACTGGGAAAAGATTGTTAAACTGCACAAACTCCTAAGAGAGGCAGATGAAATAAGGAGGGAGTTAAAGCTCCCCCTTGATAGGGCTGCAGACCTGATCAAGACCGCTGCGAATTACAAGCTAATTCTAGTCCTCCACTCTCTGAAGAGCCTTACAACCCCTCGAAGGTTAAGTAGAATCAGGGAAATAAGGGGTTGAGGGTGCTTCTCATTCTGTGTTTTATTTGTCTGGAAATTTTATTTTCAATTTTTACTAACTGTTTATGATAATTATGATTCTCTGTATCAACTGTGTTACAATTGCCTGTGTCGCGTTAGGGTGAATTACGCCAGCCCCTCAGGCTTAGATATATACTGGTCAGGGCTTAAATCCTGTATAGGGAAGGAACGGAGAGCTCGTTGGATGAGATGGAGAGGCAGCTCCTCGATGCCTTGAGGGCCATAACTCCAGGGATCTTCGCCGTAGCCCTCCTCGAGGTCGATGAGGGTTATTCGAAGGTCCTAGCTGTTGTCGAGGATTTTAGGGAGGCCTTTCAGAGGCGCCTAATCAGGCTAGGGGGGAGGGAATTCGAACTTCTACTCGTAGATAAGGAGCTTTTCGAGTTAGATGCCATGGAGTCGGCTCTCTTGGAGGCGGTCGCGTGGAGGCTCCTCATCCCATACACGTGGGTTACTGGAGGAGGGTACCTTGACGAGCTGGTTAGGAGGTACAGGCACAGAAAGGTCAGGGAGAGCCTCACGGGCTTGGTTTTGGAGCATCCGGTTCTCTCAACAGAAATATTGATAGATCCCAGATACTTTGTCGCTGATATCCTTCTAAAGGTCTCCCATGAGGATCTCCCCTCCTCCACCCTCCTCCAAGGTCTTGAGAGGGGTCTCAACTCCCTCATGGGCTATGAGGAGGCCATCCGGGACCTCGAGAGGGAGGGTGTGATCTTCAGGGTGGATGGCTACTTCAAGGTCGATCCAGGCTTCGCAGTCTCTGTGAAGAGGAGGCTAGCTCTCCCAAACCATATCTCAAAGGCGCATAGGCTGATGAGGAGGGCCTTAAAGCGCGGCCCCAGCTGGGTGAGGGGCCTCCTCCGTCTCCTAATTCAGAGCCCCCCGGAGTCTCGTATACTCACAGCGTTTAGGAGTGTGGAGATCCAGAGGGCTGATAAGTATGTTTATTACCCTACGGCTAGGGGTTTAACCCCCCTATCAAGGGCCTTGGATCTCCCCTCAATGCTCTCAGCCCTGGAGGGGTCTGAGGTGGGAGAGCTTAGGATCCAGAGGTATGGCAGCGTCCTCAATGAGGTGTACCTTCTCACCTATATGGCCGGCGGTATAGGTCGAAGGGTGATAATGAAGCGTTACACCTCCTGGACGGGTATGAAGTGGGCGCCGATACTCCTCTGGACAATCGGGACGAGGAACTTCTCTGTTCTAGGCAGGACTAGGATGGAGAGGGAGTGCGCCATGTCAAGCCTTCTTAGGAGGGAGGGGATCCCGACCCCTGAGGTTCTCCAAGTGAACTTCGAGGATCAGCTGATACTCAGAGAGTATATTGAGGGGAGGAACTTAGCGGAGATCATAAGGATGGTGGTCAAAGGGGTAGGAGATGAGAGAGAGCTTGAACTGATACGCAGAGCCGGTAATCTTGTTGCGGCGGTGCACAGGGTGGGCGCAATACTAGGGGACTGCAAGCCCGAGAACTTCATCTCAACGAGGTATGGCCCGATAGTAGTAGACCTAGAGCAGGGGGAGAGGAGCGATGAGAAGGCCTGGGACCTCGCCGAGTTCATGTACTACTTAGGCCACTACGCCGACCCCCTAGACACGGCCATGGGCGTGGTCAAGGTCTCCGAATCCTTCATAGATGGATACCTTGAGGGTGGAGGCGAGGTCAGCTATGTTGCGGAGGCATCGAGGCTGAAGTATGCGAAGCTCTTCACGCCCA is from Candidatus Bathyarchaeota archaeon and encodes:
- a CDS encoding M20 family metallopeptidase — encoded protein: MYEVIKNNVDRILPRLVELSDWIGRHPELGSEEYESSRLLAEELEKNGFLVERGVLGMETAFRAMYKESPRGLRIAFLAEYDALPGVGHACGHNIIGTAAVGAGIVLKELLRSLPGEVLVVGCPAEEGHGPSAGAKRVMAEAGLFNDVDVAMMIHPTSGKTTVSERFLAVTGITIEFIGKAAHAAASPHSGVNALNAAVLTFMAVHANRQQLRRDANAVIHGIIKEGGLASNIIPDRSVLQFGVRSSDDSYIPELERMVENCARGAATATGCEVKVEVRPGLRSSLRNEPLERLFARVFKEIDEEIEDPTITAARPPRGSTDFSEVTHMVPGIHPMISIAPEGVALHSKEFAEAALSNMGHRGLEIGVKALAMAGMEILTSPELISEIRGYFEMLKGKK